From the genome of Paraburkholderia flava, one region includes:
- a CDS encoding 3-deoxy-7-phosphoheptulonate synthase: MSRIDNPLHDQEVGVADATQDTTRVDDVRIGAVRPLISPALLLDELPITTTLQTLVERSRSEIADVLKGRDDRLVAVVGPCSIHDHDQAIEYARHLKTAADALRDDLLIVMRVYFEKPRTTVGWKGYINDPRLDGSFRINEGLRAARQLLLDVGTLGLPTATEFLDLLSPQYIADLIAWGAIGARTTESQSHRQLASGLSCPIGFKNGTDGSIQIAADAIVAARASHAFMGMTKMGMAAIFETRGNDDAHVILRGGKKGPNYDAASVEECCAALRKLDLPEQVMVDCSHANSGKSHLRQVDVAQDVAAQLSGGDKRIIGVMIESHLEEGRQDLKPGVPLRRGVSITDACLGWSQTEPVLDALAAAVRERRKH, translated from the coding sequence TTGAGCCGCATCGACAATCCGTTGCATGACCAGGAAGTCGGCGTCGCCGACGCCACCCAGGACACCACGCGTGTCGACGACGTCCGTATCGGCGCCGTCCGTCCGCTGATTTCACCGGCGCTGCTGCTGGACGAACTGCCCATTACGACGACGCTGCAGACGCTCGTCGAGCGTAGCCGCAGCGAGATCGCCGACGTGCTGAAAGGTCGCGACGACCGGCTCGTCGCGGTGGTCGGCCCGTGCTCGATCCACGACCACGATCAGGCGATCGAATACGCGCGCCACCTGAAAACCGCCGCCGACGCGCTGCGCGACGATCTGCTGATCGTGATGCGTGTGTACTTCGAAAAGCCGCGTACCACGGTGGGCTGGAAGGGTTACATCAACGATCCGCGTCTCGACGGCAGCTTCCGGATCAACGAGGGGCTGCGCGCCGCGCGGCAACTGCTGCTCGACGTCGGCACGCTCGGGCTGCCGACCGCAACCGAATTTCTCGATCTGCTGAGCCCGCAGTACATCGCCGACCTGATCGCGTGGGGCGCGATCGGCGCGCGTACGACCGAGAGCCAGAGCCATCGACAGCTCGCGTCCGGCCTGAGCTGCCCGATCGGCTTCAAGAACGGCACCGACGGCAGCATCCAGATCGCCGCCGACGCGATCGTCGCCGCACGCGCGAGTCACGCGTTCATGGGCATGACGAAGATGGGCATGGCCGCGATCTTCGAAACGCGCGGCAACGACGACGCGCACGTGATCCTGCGCGGCGGCAAGAAAGGGCCGAACTACGACGCCGCATCGGTCGAAGAATGCTGTGCCGCACTGCGCAAGCTCGACTTGCCGGAACAGGTGATGGTCGACTGTTCGCATGCGAACTCGGGCAAGTCGCATCTGCGCCAGGTCGATGTTGCGCAGGACGTGGCCGCGCAACTGTCGGGCGGCGACAAGCGCATCATCGGCGTGATGATCGAGAGTCATCTGGAAGAAGGCCGGCAAGATCTGAAGCCGGGTGTGCCGCTGCGTCGTGGCGTGTCGATCACCGATGCGTGCCTCGGCTGGTCGCAGACCGAGCCGGTGCTCGACGCGCTCGCAGCGGCTGTGCGCGAGCGACGCAAACACTGA
- a CDS encoding acyl-CoA dehydrogenase family protein encodes MQFDWTQEQQTTRTRYRSIGSELAAAHTQETGFDASGWARLCNEGLWDMIVPESYGGDGHGWWHFSAALEGLASSIRRPALLLSIIAQAGMVRALERYGSDAQRDRYFGAILRGELSATAIAEPDTGTDVRSIRTTLSEDGDGYRLSGRKFNIAHAPIAQFMLIVTRVEHADKRNTALVIVERKQAGLTCSEPDRKLGIDDLPTGSLQFDACRIERTQLLGKPGEGLGNLIDIISLGRLYYGLIAAHVVTPYLNDAIAYTRSRRSFDSAIDEHQYVQKRIVDVKIGIERSRWIAYGALGQLLNGHPEALLTCSIAKLVGAEDLVNSAVSLVRLYGSVGYQEGPVASFARDALGFSSIGGTEEMHRKNIFNQITRLTA; translated from the coding sequence ATGCAATTCGACTGGACGCAGGAACAGCAAACCACGCGCACGCGCTATCGCAGCATCGGCAGCGAACTTGCCGCTGCGCACACGCAGGAAACGGGCTTCGATGCATCGGGCTGGGCACGCCTGTGCAACGAAGGTCTATGGGACATGATCGTGCCCGAGTCGTACGGCGGCGACGGTCACGGCTGGTGGCACTTCTCCGCCGCGCTCGAAGGACTCGCTTCATCGATCCGCAGGCCCGCACTGCTGCTGTCGATCATCGCGCAGGCCGGCATGGTGCGCGCGCTCGAACGCTACGGTAGCGACGCGCAACGCGACCGCTATTTCGGCGCGATCCTGCGCGGCGAACTGAGCGCAACCGCGATCGCCGAACCCGATACCGGCACCGACGTGCGCAGCATCCGCACGACGCTGTCGGAAGACGGCGACGGCTATCGTCTGTCCGGCCGCAAGTTCAACATTGCTCACGCGCCGATCGCGCAGTTCATGCTGATCGTCACGCGCGTCGAGCACGCGGACAAGCGCAACACCGCGCTTGTGATCGTCGAGCGCAAACAGGCGGGACTCACGTGCAGCGAGCCGGACCGCAAGCTCGGCATCGACGATCTGCCGACCGGCTCGCTGCAGTTCGACGCGTGCCGGATCGAGCGCACGCAACTGCTCGGCAAACCTGGCGAAGGGCTCGGCAATCTGATCGACATCATCTCGCTGGGCCGTCTCTATTACGGGCTGATCGCCGCGCACGTCGTCACGCCGTATCTGAACGATGCGATCGCATACACGCGCAGCCGCCGCAGTTTCGACAGCGCAATCGACGAACACCAGTACGTGCAGAAGCGCATCGTCGACGTGAAGATCGGCATCGAACGCAGCCGCTGGATTGCGTACGGTGCGCTCGGCCAATTGCTGAACGGTCATCCGGAAGCGCTGCTCACCTGTTCGATTGCGAAGCTCGTCGGTGCCGAGGATCTCGTGAACAGCGCGGTCAGCCTCGTGCGTCTGTACGGCAGCGTCGGTTATCAGGAAGGACCGGTTGCGTCGTTTGCGCGCGATGCGCTGGGTTTCTCCAGCATCGGCGGCACCGAGGAAATGCATCGCAAGAACATCTTCAACCAGATCACGCGGCTCACAGCCTGA
- the metC gene encoding cystathionine beta-lyase gives MAVKIAAPAPTAHAIDPAYGDDTRLTLAGRSPAAWHGFVNPPVFHASTVLSPTVKDMLQRTQPYIYGRRGTPTSDALEHAIVELEGGVGAVLCPSGLSACTLALLSCLKPGDHVLVTASVYGPVRHACDGVLARLGIETTYYDPLAHASIETLLRPQTRALYVESPGSYTFEVQDVAALARIGHAHGLTVLADNSWATPLFFRPHDHGVDLSIHAGTKYLVGHSDAMLGSVSATSAAWPALKHLHGDLGLCVGPDDVYLALRGLRTLGVRLRQHQQNALQVAHWLKQRPEVQAVLHPAFDDCPGHDIWRRDFTGSSGLFSVILQPMPDVALEALLDGLALFGLGYSWGGFESLVVPFELDAHRLDTRWPAGGRGVRLHVGLEDPDDLIADLAAGFERCSHVMAHAETPKRSTAAC, from the coding sequence ATGGCCGTGAAAATCGCCGCGCCGGCTCCGACCGCCCACGCGATCGACCCCGCGTACGGCGACGACACGCGGCTCACGCTCGCGGGCCGCTCGCCTGCCGCGTGGCATGGCTTCGTGAACCCGCCGGTGTTTCATGCGTCGACGGTGCTGAGTCCCACGGTAAAGGACATGCTGCAACGGACCCAGCCATACATCTACGGGCGGCGCGGCACGCCGACGTCGGATGCGCTCGAACACGCGATCGTCGAACTCGAAGGCGGCGTAGGCGCGGTGCTGTGTCCATCGGGACTCTCCGCATGCACGCTCGCGCTGCTGTCGTGCCTGAAGCCCGGCGATCACGTGCTCGTCACCGCATCGGTCTACGGCCCGGTGCGGCATGCGTGCGACGGCGTGCTCGCGCGGCTCGGCATCGAGACGACTTACTACGACCCGCTCGCGCATGCATCGATCGAAACGCTGCTGCGTCCGCAGACGCGCGCGCTCTATGTCGAATCGCCGGGCTCGTACACGTTCGAAGTGCAGGACGTCGCGGCGCTCGCGCGCATCGGTCACGCACACGGGCTCACCGTGCTCGCCGACAACAGCTGGGCGACACCGCTCTTTTTCCGGCCGCACGATCACGGCGTCGATCTGTCAATTCACGCGGGCACCAAGTATCTGGTCGGACATTCGGACGCGATGCTCGGCAGCGTGTCGGCGACGTCGGCTGCGTGGCCTGCGCTGAAACATCTGCACGGCGACCTCGGCCTGTGCGTCGGCCCCGACGACGTCTACCTCGCGCTGCGCGGCCTGCGCACGCTCGGTGTGCGGCTGCGGCAGCACCAGCAGAATGCGTTGCAAGTTGCGCACTGGCTCAAGCAGCGTCCCGAGGTGCAAGCAGTACTGCACCCCGCATTCGACGATTGCCCCGGCCACGACATCTGGCGCCGCGATTTCACGGGGTCGTCCGGACTGTTCTCGGTGATTCTTCAACCGATGCCGGACGTCGCGCTCGAAGCACTGCTCGATGGGCTCGCGCTGTTCGGACTCGGCTATTCGTGGGGCGGATTCGAAAGTCTCGTCGTGCCGTTCGAACTCGACGCGCATCGGCTCGACACACGCTGGCCCGCGGGCGGTCGCGGTGTGCGGCTGCACGTCGGTCTCGAAGATCCCGACGATCTGATCGCCGACCTCGCCGCAGGCTTCGAACGCTGCTCGCATGTGATGGCGCATGCAGAAACACCGAAGCGGAGCACCGCCGCATGCTGA
- a CDS encoding DUF2325 domain-containing protein, translating to MQAPPFRLGRPSGVGPLHDPAGRPLRVVDDACCAPAAKGRQIEHANRRTRLWELDSHLHCSIIGTCLSTHDLRKLVPRFKALNRQHATDLEIHHAAVELAIEGGDGGKALHKALDERYATTIRRFASAADPDAVLALWNDARKAGDIPSAYWALITHPQATLDVRQAAFGELHMLSHLVGAANRADIRRLVALEEENAELRGKVERQQGRLHEMSTRHAAEIRERDERIAQLMAQAHAQRTEPAAAGTLQSEVATLRDAVAARDGRLALHTGRREAAEQRLADEQERVSVLRATLEDTLAQLKAAQAEVSAMERALDATPDDEPSFAGLHGKRIVYVGGRPGSNVAIRRIVEAAGGELTVHDGGIEDRKGLLAAALPGADQVVFPVDCIDHDSMNMLKRVCERHRVAYHPLRTASVASFVEWVTRVAASDAAGNAAPASRFCLRHG from the coding sequence ATGCAGGCTCCTCCGTTTCGTCTTGGCCGCCCGTCGGGCGTCGGCCCCCTTCACGACCCTGCCGGGCGTCCGCTGCGCGTCGTCGACGATGCGTGCTGCGCGCCCGCCGCGAAGGGTCGGCAGATCGAGCACGCGAATCGCCGCACGCGTCTGTGGGAACTCGACTCGCATCTTCATTGCTCGATCATCGGCACGTGTCTGTCGACGCACGATCTGCGCAAGCTCGTGCCGCGCTTCAAGGCGCTCAATCGTCAGCACGCGACCGACCTTGAAATTCACCATGCAGCGGTCGAACTCGCAATCGAAGGCGGCGACGGCGGCAAAGCGCTGCACAAAGCACTCGACGAACGCTACGCGACGACGATCCGCCGCTTCGCGTCCGCCGCCGATCCGGACGCGGTGCTCGCGCTATGGAACGACGCGCGCAAGGCAGGCGACATTCCGTCCGCGTACTGGGCACTGATCACGCATCCGCAGGCGACGCTCGACGTGCGGCAGGCCGCATTCGGCGAACTGCACATGCTGTCGCATCTGGTCGGCGCGGCGAATCGCGCGGATATTCGCCGGCTCGTTGCACTAGAGGAAGAGAACGCGGAGCTACGCGGTAAGGTGGAGCGGCAGCAGGGCCGGTTGCATGAGATGAGCACGCGTCACGCTGCGGAAATCCGCGAACGCGACGAGCGGATCGCGCAACTGATGGCGCAGGCACACGCGCAACGTACCGAACCGGCTGCTGCAGGCACGCTGCAATCCGAAGTCGCGACGCTGCGCGATGCAGTCGCCGCACGCGATGGTCGTCTCGCACTTCACACAGGCCGTCGCGAAGCCGCCGAACAACGGCTCGCCGACGAACAGGAGCGCGTGTCCGTACTGCGCGCGACGCTCGAAGACACGCTCGCGCAACTGAAGGCCGCACAGGCCGAAGTGAGCGCGATGGAACGCGCGCTCGATGCGACTCCCGATGACGAACCGTCGTTCGCGGGCCTGCATGGCAAGCGCATTGTGTATGTCGGCGGACGGCCGGGATCGAACGTCGCGATCCGGCGGATCGTCGAGGCGGCGGGCGGCGAATTGACCGTGCACGACGGCGGCATCGAAGACCGCAAGGGTCTGCTCGCGGCGGCGCTGCCAGGTGCGGATCAGGTGGTGTTTCCGGTCGACTGCATCGACCACGATTCGATGAACATGCTCAAGCGCGTGTGCGAGCGTCATCGGGTTGCGTACCATCCGCTGCGTACGGCGAGCGTCGCGAGTTTTGTCGAATGGGTTACGCGGGTGGCCGCTAGCGATGCGGCCGGCAATGCGGCGCCGGCTTCGCGGTTTTGTCTGCGGCACGGCTGA
- a CDS encoding DUF2252 domain-containing protein has translation MNDKTDKTGKGAGKSTDTSADLAKQIAAYNTGRDPERLAMKYALMRTSPFVFLRGTCHLFYARLPRGGVLDAAPPVWICGDMHLENFGSYKADNGLVYFDINDFDEACLAPALYELVRLLTSVLVGASDLKVSRAEALALCHTALDAYGSALAAGKARWIEEETSTGMVRELFDALHTRSRVDHLNRRTELKGKKRVLKIDGKKALPVDDTVREQLTAFMTEFASHEENPAFYRVLDVARRIAGTGSLGVDRYVMLVEGKGSPDGNYLLDLKLALPSSVAPHVKSKQPAWDSDAQRVVAVQQRMQAMSQAFLHAVEYQKRPYVLRSLQPSEDRVALAGWNGKLPRLEAVVDSMAQLCAWAQLRSGGRQGSATADDLIAFGSRKDWQMPLIELATQCEQQVAADWKSYCEAFDRGAFEVKPAAKS, from the coding sequence ATGAACGATAAAACCGACAAGACAGGCAAAGGCGCTGGCAAGAGCACCGACACAAGCGCTGACCTCGCGAAGCAGATCGCCGCGTACAACACCGGCCGAGATCCCGAACGCCTCGCGATGAAGTACGCGCTGATGCGCACATCGCCGTTCGTGTTCCTGCGCGGCACCTGTCACCTGTTTTATGCACGGCTGCCGCGCGGCGGCGTGCTCGATGCGGCGCCGCCGGTGTGGATCTGCGGCGACATGCATCTGGAGAATTTCGGCAGCTACAAGGCGGACAACGGGCTCGTCTACTTCGACATCAACGATTTCGACGAAGCGTGTCTCGCGCCTGCACTGTACGAACTCGTGCGTCTGCTGACGAGCGTGCTCGTCGGAGCGAGCGATCTGAAAGTGAGCCGTGCGGAAGCACTCGCGTTGTGCCACACCGCGCTCGATGCATACGGGTCCGCGCTCGCTGCAGGCAAGGCGCGCTGGATCGAAGAGGAGACGTCGACGGGTATGGTCCGCGAGCTGTTCGATGCGCTGCATACGCGCTCGCGTGTCGATCATCTGAACCGGCGCACCGAGCTGAAGGGCAAGAAGCGTGTGCTGAAAATCGACGGCAAGAAAGCACTGCCCGTCGACGATACCGTGCGCGAACAGCTCACCGCGTTCATGACGGAATTCGCGAGCCACGAAGAGAATCCGGCGTTCTATCGCGTGCTCGATGTTGCGCGGCGCATCGCGGGCACGGGCAGTCTCGGCGTGGATCGTTACGTGATGCTCGTCGAAGGCAAGGGCTCGCCGGATGGCAACTATCTGCTTGATTTGAAGCTCGCGTTGCCTTCGTCGGTGGCGCCGCACGTGAAGTCGAAGCAGCCCGCGTGGGACAGCGACGCGCAGCGTGTCGTCGCTGTGCAGCAGCGGATGCAGGCGATGTCGCAGGCGTTCCTGCACGCGGTGGAGTATCAGAAGCGGCCGTACGTGCTGCGCAGTTTGCAGCCGTCCGAGGATCGCGTCGCGCTCGCCGGATGGAACGGTAAGCTGCCTCGGCTCGAAGCGGTCGTCGACAGCATGGCGCAGCTATGCGCGTGGGCGCAGCTGCGCAGCGGTGGTCGTCAGGGTTCGGCCACCGCTGACGATCTGATCGCGTTCGGCAGCCGCAAGGACTGGCAGATGCCGCTGATCGAACTCGCGACGCAATGCGAGCAGCAAGTGGCCGCCGACTGGAAGAGCTATTGCGAGGCGTTCGATCGTGGCGCGTTTGAAGTCAAGCCTGCCGCGAAGAGCTAA
- a CDS encoding TOBE domain-containing protein yields MRTSARNHFTGQVTEVKAGAVNDEIALRTQDGLDIVAVITHGSAASLGLAAGKPAFALVKASSVIVMVEADSAGVSARNRIAGKVASVTKGAVNAEVVIAAAGGAQIAAIITNESVDRLGLAAGKAASAIFKASSVIVGVDQ; encoded by the coding sequence ATGCGCACCAGTGCACGCAATCATTTCACCGGCCAGGTCACCGAGGTCAAGGCAGGCGCCGTCAACGACGAGATCGCGCTGCGCACGCAGGACGGTCTCGACATCGTCGCCGTCATCACGCACGGCAGCGCCGCGTCGCTCGGACTCGCGGCCGGCAAGCCGGCGTTTGCGCTCGTCAAGGCATCGAGCGTGATCGTGATGGTGGAGGCCGACAGCGCCGGCGTGTCCGCGCGCAATCGCATCGCGGGCAAGGTCGCTTCGGTGACGAAGGGCGCGGTCAACGCGGAAGTCGTCATCGCGGCGGCCGGCGGCGCGCAGATCGCCGCGATCATCACGAACGAAAGCGTCGATAGACTTGGCCTCGCGGCGGGGAAAGCGGCGTCGGCGATCTTCAAGGCGTCGAGCGTGATTGTCGGCGTGGATCAGTAA
- a CDS encoding nitrogen fixation protein NifQ, translating into MTEPSAPLPHVVHPDGVDAACAARTAELAGFSDTSRTADTLLFARLVAARDVRGELALLGLTPSQWHALAARHFSHVAPTQVPVLSASAVLTPAHATFVAAMIPLLLAHVPSDVDTGDAQCIAAIIAHACLRPDHLWRDLGLTGRDDVTRMLTRYFPALVARNVDNLRWKKFLARELALSTGVEPGPAPGCPGCEDFGYCFPTGR; encoded by the coding sequence ATGACCGAGCCATCCGCTCCTTTGCCGCACGTCGTACATCCGGACGGTGTCGACGCAGCGTGTGCAGCGCGCACGGCTGAACTCGCGGGGTTTTCCGACACGTCTCGCACCGCCGACACACTACTGTTCGCCCGCCTCGTCGCCGCCCGCGACGTGCGCGGCGAACTCGCGCTGCTCGGACTTACGCCGTCGCAATGGCATGCGCTAGCAGCGCGACACTTTTCCCACGTTGCGCCGACGCAGGTGCCGGTGCTTTCCGCCTCTGCGGTTCTAACGCCCGCTCACGCCACGTTCGTCGCCGCGATGATCCCGTTACTGCTCGCACACGTACCCTCCGACGTCGATACCGGCGACGCCCAATGCATCGCGGCGATCATCGCGCATGCGTGTCTGCGGCCCGACCATCTATGGCGCGATCTCGGCCTCACCGGACGCGACGACGTCACGCGCATGTTGACGCGCTATTTTCCGGCGCTCGTCGCACGCAACGTCGACAACCTGCGCTGGAAGAAATTTCTCGCGCGCGAACTCGCGCTTTCGACTGGCGTGGAGCCCGGCCCCGCGCCCGGTTGTCCAGGCTGCGAGGACTTCGGCTACTGCTTTCCCACCGGCCGCTGA
- a CDS encoding pyridoxine/pyridoxamine 5'-phosphate oxidase, with protein MDTLSSRLKSLKTLAGASGSFDTARAPNTPQALFVEWLDAALTAGAQEPQVMTLSTVRGDGSPDARSVVLLDVDERGWQFAASAASPKGRQLAERPQAALTFYWPALAMQIRLRGMIERLPDDIGTADFFSRPERSRAAILAGHQSEPLNDPADLQNAIQAQLARIAAQPQLASPHWSLYALAPQEAEFWRSDADRRFTRLLYRRSGQQWERCLLWP; from the coding sequence ATGGACACCCTTTCCTCCCGACTCAAATCGCTGAAGACGCTCGCCGGTGCTTCCGGCAGCTTCGATACGGCCCGTGCGCCGAATACGCCGCAGGCGCTGTTCGTCGAATGGCTCGACGCCGCGCTCACGGCCGGTGCGCAGGAACCGCAGGTCATGACGCTGTCGACGGTGCGCGGCGACGGTTCGCCCGATGCGCGTTCGGTCGTGCTGCTGGACGTCGACGAGCGCGGCTGGCAGTTCGCGGCAAGTGCCGCGAGCCCGAAGGGTCGCCAGCTCGCGGAACGGCCGCAGGCCGCGCTGACGTTCTACTGGCCCGCGCTCGCGATGCAGATCCGGCTGCGCGGCATGATCGAGCGTCTGCCGGACGACATCGGCACTGCCGATTTCTTCAGCCGCCCCGAGCGTTCGCGCGCCGCGATTCTCGCGGGTCATCAAAGCGAACCGCTCAACGATCCGGCCGATCTGCAGAACGCGATTCAGGCGCAGCTCGCGCGCATTGCCGCACAGCCGCAGCTCGCGTCGCCGCACTGGAGCCTCTACGCGCTCGCGCCGCAGGAAGCGGAATTCTGGCGCTCCGATGCCGATCGACGCTTTACGCGACTGCTCTATCGGCGTTCGGGTCAGCAATGGGAACGGTGCCTGCTATGGCCGTGA
- a CDS encoding succinylglutamate desuccinylase/aspartoacylase family protein, with protein sequence MRQHVTPLLSPAVGTQRELTSFHFGGDARGDGQKIYIQASLHADETPAMLTAVLLRRRLATLEAEGALASEIVLVPVANPVGLSQHVLGQFIGRFELGSGKNFNRHFIDLAKIAGDVAARFGADAQQNKTMVRDALRSGLAAQKPLTEFESLQLALLTLSFDADVVIDLHCSLEAAMHLYTSEAAWPAFEPLARYLGSEASLLATDSGGQAFDEAHSLCWWKLQQSLPDTTPLATGILATTIECRGQRDVTYEIAQQDADAIVEFLRARGAIRGEAKPLPPLRTPATPLAGSEQFYAPVSGIVVHRASIGDTIRAGDPLFDIVDPLTDETTTLHSHTDGVFYMRRAIRFATAGAPLGRVTGTKVIRTGVLLGA encoded by the coding sequence ATGCGCCAACACGTTACTCCGCTTCTGTCGCCTGCCGTCGGCACGCAACGCGAACTCACCAGTTTTCATTTTGGTGGGGACGCTCGCGGCGATGGTCAGAAAATCTACATCCAGGCGTCGCTACACGCCGACGAAACGCCCGCGATGCTGACCGCTGTGCTGCTGCGCCGTCGCCTCGCCACGCTCGAAGCCGAAGGCGCGCTCGCTTCGGAGATCGTGCTGGTGCCGGTCGCCAATCCGGTCGGTTTGTCGCAGCATGTGCTCGGTCAGTTCATCGGCCGTTTCGAACTCGGCAGTGGGAAGAATTTCAACCGGCATTTCATCGATCTCGCGAAGATCGCAGGCGACGTCGCCGCGCGTTTCGGCGCGGACGCGCAGCAGAACAAGACGATGGTGCGCGACGCGCTGCGCAGCGGACTCGCCGCGCAGAAACCGCTGACCGAGTTCGAATCGCTGCAGCTCGCGCTGCTGACGCTGTCGTTCGACGCGGACGTCGTGATCGATCTGCACTGCTCGCTCGAAGCCGCGATGCATCTATACACGAGCGAAGCCGCGTGGCCCGCGTTCGAGCCGCTCGCGCGCTACCTTGGCTCGGAAGCGTCGCTGCTCGCGACCGACTCCGGCGGCCAGGCGTTCGATGAAGCGCACAGCCTGTGCTGGTGGAAACTCCAGCAGTCGCTGCCGGACACGACGCCGCTCGCCACCGGCATCCTCGCGACGACGATCGAATGCCGTGGTCAGCGCGACGTAACCTACGAGATTGCGCAGCAGGACGCGGATGCGATCGTCGAATTTCTGCGTGCGCGTGGTGCGATCCGTGGTGAAGCCAAACCGTTGCCGCCGCTGCGCACGCCCGCGACACCGCTCGCAGGTAGCGAGCAGTTCTATGCACCGGTGAGCGGCATCGTCGTGCATCGCGCGAGTATCGGCGACACGATCCGTGCGGGCGATCCGCTGTTCGATATCGTCGATCCGCTTACTGACGAAACGACCACGCTGCATAGTCATACAGACGGCGTGTTCTATATGCGGCGTGCGATTCGTTTCGCGACTGCGGGTGCGCCGTTAGGGCGGGTGACGGGGACGAAGGTGATTCGGACTGGGGTGTTGTTGGGGGCGTGA
- a CDS encoding HpcH/HpaI aldolase/citrate lyase family protein yields MTSPKRRPPQLRRSWLFLAGADRDALVAGGRSGADVLIQEIETFTPPARRPAARALSEEVLAGWRDAGVLTSVRVDLPEHGGLDDLQVAMRGRPDIVMMSFVSTPEQVIALDEAITRCEADYGIARGSTELVPNIESPRGLLNTIAIARSSPRVSAVLVGTEDMIADIGAERTRAGHELDYVRSRFIVECAAVGVTAIDCPYSYADVEGAELDMRVSRSLGYKAKAIVNAPFVPIVNRVLTPTADEVATARRVIHAFDTAREQSNGKRVAAAVVDGFLAEVPDYLAAHRLIARATQFGLA; encoded by the coding sequence ATGACATCCCCCAAACGACGTCCGCCGCAGCTTCGCCGCTCGTGGCTCTTTCTTGCCGGCGCCGATCGCGACGCGCTCGTCGCAGGCGGCCGTAGCGGCGCCGACGTGCTGATCCAGGAGATCGAAACCTTCACGCCGCCCGCGCGCCGGCCGGCCGCGCGCGCGCTCAGCGAAGAAGTGCTTGCGGGCTGGCGCGACGCGGGCGTGTTGACCTCGGTGCGCGTGGATCTGCCGGAACACGGCGGTCTCGACGATCTGCAGGTCGCGATGCGCGGCCGCCCCGACATCGTGATGATGTCGTTCGTGTCGACGCCCGAGCAGGTCATCGCGCTCGACGAAGCGATCACGCGCTGCGAAGCCGACTACGGCATCGCGCGTGGGTCGACGGAACTCGTGCCGAACATCGAAAGCCCGCGTGGCCTGCTGAACACGATCGCGATCGCGCGTTCGAGCCCGCGCGTGAGCGCGGTACTCGTCGGAACCGAAGACATGATCGCGGACATCGGTGCCGAACGCACGCGTGCCGGCCACGAACTCGACTACGTGCGCTCGCGTTTCATCGTCGAATGCGCGGCGGTCGGCGTCACGGCGATCGACTGTCCGTACAGCTATGCGGACGTCGAAGGCGCCGAACTCGACATGCGCGTGTCGCGCAGCCTCGGCTACAAGGCGAAGGCCATCGTCAACGCGCCGTTCGTGCCGATCGTGAACCGCGTGCTGACACCAACAGCAGACGAAGTCGCCACCGCGCGCCGCGTGATTCACGCGTTCGACACCGCACGCGAACAGTCGAACGGCAAGCGCGTCGCCGCCGCGGTCGTCGACGGCTTCCTCGCCGAAGTACCCGACTATCTCGCCGCGCATCGCCTCATCGCGCGCGCCACGCAATTCGGACTCGCATGA
- a CDS encoding LysR family transcriptional regulator: MRIQQADTIALGPGKVALLEAVREHGSISAAARSLKMSYRRAWLLMDELNRSLKSPATHSEHGGQSGGGSVLTPVGEEIVRLYRGIENGAYAACAEDITALTKLIKR, encoded by the coding sequence ATGCGCATCCAGCAGGCCGATACGATCGCGCTCGGCCCCGGCAAGGTCGCGCTGCTCGAAGCCGTGCGCGAGCATGGGTCGATCTCGGCCGCCGCGCGCAGCCTGAAGATGTCGTACCGGCGCGCATGGCTGCTGATGGACGAACTGAACCGCTCGCTGAAATCGCCGGCGACGCACTCCGAACACGGTGGTCAGAGCGGCGGCGGCAGCGTGCTGACGCCGGTCGGCGAAGAGATCGTCCGGCTGTATCGAGGGATAGAAAACGGCGCTTACGCGGCCTGTGCGGAAGACATCACTGCGTTGACGAAGCTCATCAAGCGTTGA